The following proteins come from a genomic window of Miscanthus floridulus cultivar M001 chromosome 2, ASM1932011v1, whole genome shotgun sequence:
- the LOC136536253 gene encoding zinc finger BED domain-containing protein RICESLEEPER 3-like: protein MADDDDVVYPLTGNDDLIAAGLVPEDDDDIRDNAAALLGINVSSGSTLIDLDGGDGGGGVASAPSVPTTWTPVGSNSTDGISSLGKRKSDVWVDFDEIYETLQKRAIGLRLIEIKHSGENIAERIAAVVEEYCLIDKIFFITLDNASSNAKAMNTLTALFAGYLGPDPSPDPLDPSNRKYSLEYYNAMGVRPRKFGLDMNVRWNSTYLMLKHLLSYKNVFSVFINSHYGSQLSTNHWYVAEKLLEFLELFYDSTIVLSGVYYPTSPLVLHHILEIASHLHACEKDQNLRAIVYPMKLKFLKYWQDIPLLYSYAFILDPRAKIRGFFNMLQLLGEYTGSEYSSYYADAKT from the exons ATGGCGGATGACGACGATGTCGTCTATCCACTCACCGGCAATGATGACCTGATCGCGGCAGGGCTGGTccccgaggacgacgacgacatccGTGACAACGCTGCTGCGTTGTTGGGTATCAATGTCAGTAGCGGCTCTACTCTAATCGATCTAGAcggtggcgatggtggtggaggGGTGGCGTCGGCGCCGTCGGTGCCGACGACATGGACGCCGGTCGGCTCTAATAGCACAGATGGCATCTCATCtcttggtaagcgtaaatctgatgtctgggttgattttgatgagatctatgagact TTACAGAAAAGGGCTATTGGTCTTAGGCTGATTGAGATAaaacattctggtgaaaacattgctgaaagAATTGCTGCTGTAGTTGAGGAGTATTGTCTGATTGACAAGATTTTTTTTatcactctagacaatgcttcttctaatgctaaggctatgaaCACTTTGACAGCTCTATTTGCTGGTTACTTGGGTCCTGATCCTTCACCTGATCCTTTGGATCCTAGTAACCGTAAGTACAGTCTT GAATACTATAATGCTatgggtgttagacctagaaagtttggcttagatatgaatgttagatggaattctacttacctgatgcttaaacacttactttcatacaagaatgtcttttctgtgttcattaattctcATTATGGTTCACAATTGTCTACAAATCATTGGTATGTTGCTGAGAAGTTATTGGAGTTCCTGGAACTCTTCTATGACTCCACTATTGTTCtatctggtgtttattatcctacaagtccacttgttctgcaccatattctagagattgcttctcatttgcacgcatgtgaaaaagatcaaaatctaagagctattgtatatcctatgaagcttaaattccttaaatattggCAGGACATACCTTTGttatattcatatgcattcattcttgatcctagagctaagataaGAGGTTTCTTTAATATGCTGCAATTACTTGGTGAATACACTGGTTCTGAGTATAGTTCCTACTATGCTGATGCCAAAACTTAA